A DNA window from Gillisia sp. Hel1_33_143 contains the following coding sequences:
- a CDS encoding YceD family protein, protein MRKLAAFSIPFVGLKPGKHEFEYQLNKEFFEDFEYEEFNSVNLKVDLLFDKTPTMMELNFHAEGVVNVNCDLTNEPYDQPINGDLRLVVKFGDEFNDDNEEILILPHGEYQINVAQYIYELVVLSVPLKRIHPGVADGSLESEVLKKLEELSPKEAKDIDENENGEDIDPRWNKLKNLLNDK, encoded by the coding sequence ATGAGGAAATTAGCAGCGTTTTCAATTCCGTTTGTAGGATTGAAACCAGGTAAGCATGAGTTTGAGTACCAATTGAATAAAGAGTTCTTTGAAGATTTTGAATACGAAGAGTTTAACAGCGTCAATTTAAAGGTTGATCTGCTGTTTGACAAAACGCCTACTATGATGGAATTAAATTTTCATGCGGAAGGTGTTGTAAACGTAAACTGCGATCTTACTAATGAGCCTTACGATCAGCCAATTAACGGGGATCTTAGGTTGGTAGTAAAGTTTGGAGATGAATTTAATGATGATAATGAAGAGATATTGATATTGCCACATGGGGAGTATCAGATAAATGTAGCTCAATATATATATGAGCTTGTTGTTCTCTCTGTTCCATTAAAAAGAATTCATCCCGGAGTTGCAGATGGATCTTTAGAGTCTGAAGTACTCAAGAAATTAGAAGAATTAAGCCCTAAAGAGGCTAAAGATATTGATGAAAATGAGAATGGGGAAGATATCGATCCCCGCTGGAATAAATTAAAAAACTTATTAAACGATAAATAA
- a CDS encoding NAD(P)/FAD-dependent oxidoreductase, with the protein MNLSYWEYKSWLSNIDYTIVGSGIVGLNAALHLKTQHPKATILVIERGMLPNGASTKNAGFACFGSLSEILDDLKSHSEDEVLELIKKRVAGLQLLRENLGDKTIVYKPWGGYELFLPQDKALFQECISKMGAVNKLLKPVFKDAVFSEGSNNFNFKNIENSLIFNQFEGQINTGKMMEALLHKVQSAGIKILNNVNVLEYSESNTSVKVKTDNFEFDTLKLVIATNGFASKLGIDNVKPARAQVLITKPIKNLNIKGTFHLDKGYYYFRNINNRILLGGGRNLDLKGEETTELVQTDLIQNRLEQLLKETILPNETVEIEQRWSGVMGVGDQKIVIVKKLSDKVSCGVRLGGMGIAIGSLIGKELAEIS; encoded by the coding sequence ATGAATCTTTCTTACTGGGAGTATAAATCCTGGCTTTCCAATATAGATTACACCATTGTTGGCAGTGGTATTGTAGGCCTTAATGCGGCTTTGCATCTTAAAACCCAACATCCAAAAGCAACTATTCTGGTTATAGAAAGAGGAATGTTGCCCAACGGCGCAAGTACCAAAAATGCAGGTTTTGCATGTTTTGGGAGTCTTTCTGAAATTCTCGATGATCTAAAATCACATTCTGAAGACGAAGTTTTAGAATTGATTAAAAAAAGAGTTGCAGGTTTACAACTACTTCGTGAAAACTTAGGAGATAAAACTATTGTCTACAAACCTTGGGGCGGATATGAACTTTTCTTGCCTCAAGACAAAGCACTCTTTCAAGAATGTATCTCCAAAATGGGTGCTGTCAACAAATTATTGAAGCCTGTATTTAAAGATGCAGTTTTTAGCGAAGGCAGCAACAATTTCAACTTTAAGAATATCGAAAATTCGCTTATTTTCAATCAATTTGAAGGGCAAATCAACACCGGAAAAATGATGGAAGCACTTTTACATAAAGTGCAGTCTGCTGGAATAAAGATCTTGAATAATGTGAATGTTTTGGAGTATTCAGAAAGCAATACTTCAGTAAAAGTTAAGACAGATAATTTCGAATTTGATACGCTAAAATTAGTGATCGCTACCAACGGTTTTGCTTCTAAACTTGGAATCGACAATGTGAAACCTGCAAGAGCTCAGGTATTGATCACTAAACCTATCAAGAATTTAAATATCAAGGGAACTTTCCATTTGGATAAAGGCTATTATTATTTCAGAAATATAAATAATAGAATCTTGTTAGGTGGTGGTAGAAATTTAGATCTTAAAGGAGAAGAAACCACAGAATTGGTGCAAACAGATCTTATTCAGAATAGATTAGAACAACTTCTAAAAGAGACCATATTGCCGAATGAAACTGTGGAAATAGAGCAAAGATGGAGCGGAGTAATGGGCGTTGGAGATCAAAAAATAGTGATCGTAAAAAAATTGTCAGACAAGGTTAGTTGCGGGGTGCGTTTAGGCGGAATGGGCATAGCAATAGGAAGTTTAATAGGTAAAGAATTAGCAGAGATATCTTAA
- a CDS encoding riboflavin synthase, with amino-acid sequence MFTGIVEELGEIEEVTREKDNLHLSIKAKMTSELKIDQSVSHNGICLTVVSIKDNTYTVTAIKETIAKTSLGNWLKGDLVNLERGMKLGARLDGHIVQGHVDQVGTCKSVEETNGSWVYTFTYDPTLTNITIEKGSITVNGVSLTVVNSKLNEFSVAIIPYTYEHTTFKLLKEGTIVNLEFDVIGKYVKRITELS; translated from the coding sequence ATGTTTACCGGAATTGTAGAAGAACTAGGAGAAATTGAAGAAGTAACCCGTGAGAAGGACAATCTCCATCTTAGCATTAAGGCTAAAATGACTTCTGAACTTAAAATAGATCAAAGTGTATCCCACAATGGCATCTGCCTTACAGTGGTTTCTATTAAAGATAATACCTACACCGTAACTGCCATAAAAGAAACCATAGCAAAAACCAGTCTTGGTAATTGGCTAAAAGGGGATCTTGTAAATTTGGAAAGAGGCATGAAGCTGGGTGCAAGATTAGATGGACATATTGTGCAAGGCCATGTAGACCAAGTTGGAACATGCAAGAGTGTTGAAGAAACCAATGGAAGCTGGGTTTATACCTTTACTTATGACCCTACATTAACCAACATCACAATAGAGAAAGGATCTATTACCGTAAATGGTGTTAGTTTAACGGTAGTAAATTCGAAATTGAATGAATTTAGTGTGGCTATTATTCCATATACCTATGAGCATACAACCTTCAAATTATTGAAAGAGGGAACTATTGTTAACTTAGAGTTTGATGTGATTGGTAAATACGTGAAAAGAATTACAGAACTTTCTTAG
- the rpmF gene encoding 50S ribosomal protein L32, whose translation MAHPKRKTSKTRRDKRRTHYKASVPQIAKDPTTGEAHIYHRAHWHEGKLYYRGHVLIDNTEEVEA comes from the coding sequence ATGGCACATCCTAAGAGAAAAACCTCTAAAACCAGAAGAGACAAGAGAAGAACCCATTATAAGGCTTCTGTTCCACAAATTGCCAAAGATCCTACCACAGGAGAAGCGCACATTTACCATAGAGCGCATTGGCATGAAGGTAAATTATACTACAGAGGTCACGTGTTGATTGACAACACTGAAGAAGTAGAAGCATAA
- a CDS encoding beta-ketoacyl-ACP synthase III gives MNKITAAITAVGAYVPDDILTNKMLEKMVDTNEEWIVSRTGIKERRILKDPSKGTSYLAIMAAQNLIDKKNIDPKEIDLVILATVSPDMPVAATAVHVATEIGATNAFAYDLQAACSGFLYGMSTASAYIESGRYKKVLVIGADKMSSIIDYTDRTTCIIFGDGAGAALFEPNYEGLGFQDEILRSDGIGRKSLRIEAGGSLLPPTEDTVAKKLHYVTQDGKTVFKYAVSNMADVSEQIMKRNNLTNTDVNWLVAHQANQRIVSATSNRMKLEDEKVLMNIERYGNTTSATLPLLLNDFESKLKKGDNIIFATFGGGFTWGSIYLKWAYNS, from the coding sequence ATGAATAAAATCACAGCAGCGATCACAGCTGTAGGTGCCTACGTCCCTGATGATATCTTAACCAATAAGATGTTAGAAAAAATGGTTGATACCAATGAAGAGTGGATTGTTAGCCGAACAGGAATTAAAGAGCGCCGTATCCTTAAAGACCCTTCTAAAGGGACTTCCTACCTAGCCATTATGGCTGCCCAAAATCTTATAGATAAAAAAAACATAGATCCTAAAGAGATCGATCTGGTAATTTTAGCCACCGTTTCTCCAGATATGCCTGTGGCTGCTACCGCAGTACACGTGGCAACAGAAATTGGAGCAACTAATGCTTTTGCTTATGATCTACAGGCCGCATGTTCAGGATTTCTTTATGGAATGTCTACAGCGAGTGCCTATATAGAATCTGGGAGATATAAAAAAGTTCTTGTAATAGGTGCAGATAAAATGTCATCTATTATAGATTATACAGATAGAACTACCTGTATCATCTTTGGAGATGGAGCAGGAGCAGCACTTTTTGAACCAAATTACGAAGGTCTTGGCTTTCAAGATGAAATATTACGAAGTGACGGGATAGGTAGAAAATCACTTAGAATTGAAGCTGGTGGATCTTTATTGCCACCAACTGAAGATACCGTTGCTAAAAAGCTTCACTATGTTACCCAAGATGGTAAAACAGTATTTAAATACGCTGTTTCCAATATGGCCGATGTTAGTGAACAGATCATGAAACGTAACAATCTAACCAATACAGATGTAAATTGGTTGGTAGCGCATCAAGCTAATCAAAGAATTGTGAGTGCCACTTCCAATCGCATGAAATTGGAAGACGAAAAAGTGCTTATGAATATTGAACGTTACGGAAATACAACCTCTGCAACCCTTCCGTTATTACTTAACGATTTCGAAAGTAAGTTGAAAAAAGGAGATAATATTATCTTTGCCACATTTGGAGGTGGATTCACATGGGGATCTATCTATCTAAAATGGGCCTATAATTCTTAA
- the accC gene encoding acetyl-CoA carboxylase biotin carboxylase subunit: protein MFKKILIANRGEIALRVIRTCREMGIKTVAVYSTADAESLHVRFADEAVCIGPPPSNLSYLKISNIIAAAEITNADAIHPGYGFLSENSKFSKICQEHNIKFIGASPDMIDKMGDKASARATMLAAGVPCIPGSDGLLKDYADCLKTAKGMGFPVMLKATAGGGGKGMRAVLKEENLQAAWDSARQEAGAAFGNDGMYMEKLILEPRHIEIQVVGDSTGKACHLSERDCSIQRRHQKLTEETPSPFMTDKLRKEMGDAAVKAAEYIKYEGAGTVEFLVDKHRNFYFMEMNTRIQVEHPITEQVIDYDLIREQIMVAAGIPLSGKNYFPQLHSIECRINAEDPYHDFRPSPGKITNLHAPGGHGVRIDTHVYSGYSIPPNYDSMIAKLITTAQTREEAINKMKRALDEFVIEGIKTTIPFHRQLMDHPDYVEGNYTTKFMESWKMDPIKQD, encoded by the coding sequence ATGTTTAAAAAAATATTAATTGCCAATAGAGGGGAAATAGCACTACGTGTTATTAGAACCTGTAGAGAAATGGGAATCAAAACCGTGGCGGTTTATTCTACAGCAGACGCAGAAAGTCTTCACGTACGTTTTGCAGATGAAGCTGTTTGTATTGGACCTCCACCAAGTAATTTATCTTATTTAAAGATTTCCAATATCATTGCTGCTGCAGAGATCACTAATGCAGATGCAATTCACCCTGGATATGGATTCTTATCAGAAAATTCTAAATTTTCAAAGATCTGCCAGGAACATAATATCAAATTCATTGGAGCTAGTCCAGATATGATCGATAAAATGGGAGATAAAGCTTCTGCTCGCGCCACTATGCTTGCAGCAGGAGTACCCTGTATCCCAGGATCTGACGGATTGCTTAAAGATTATGCAGATTGTTTAAAAACTGCAAAAGGAATGGGCTTCCCTGTAATGCTTAAAGCTACCGCCGGTGGTGGTGGTAAGGGGATGAGAGCCGTTCTAAAAGAAGAAAATTTGCAAGCTGCATGGGATTCTGCACGTCAGGAAGCAGGTGCTGCTTTTGGAAACGATGGGATGTACATGGAGAAATTGATCTTGGAACCTCGTCATATCGAGATTCAAGTGGTAGGAGACAGCACAGGTAAAGCCTGTCACCTTTCAGAAAGAGATTGCTCTATCCAACGTAGACACCAAAAGCTTACAGAAGAAACTCCATCTCCGTTTATGACAGATAAGCTCAGAAAAGAAATGGGAGATGCTGCGGTAAAAGCTGCAGAATACATCAAATACGAAGGAGCAGGAACTGTAGAATTTCTGGTAGATAAGCATAGAAACTTCTACTTTATGGAGATGAATACGCGTATCCAAGTAGAACACCCAATTACAGAGCAAGTAATAGATTATGATCTTATAAGAGAACAGATCATGGTTGCTGCAGGAATTCCATTATCTGGTAAGAACTACTTCCCGCAACTGCACTCAATAGAGTGTAGAATTAATGCAGAAGATCCTTATCACGATTTTAGACCTTCTCCAGGAAAGATCACCAATTTACATGCACCGGGAGGTCATGGAGTACGAATAGATACGCACGTTTATAGCGGATATTCTATTCCTCCAAACTATGATTCTATGATCGCAAAATTGATCACTACCGCTCAAACCAGAGAAGAAGCTATCAATAAAATGAAGCGTGCTCTAGATGAGTTTGTAATTGAAGGTATAAAAACTACCATCCCTTTCCATAGACAATTAATGGATCATCCAGATTATGTGGAAGGAAATTATACTACCAAGTTTATGGAGTCCTGGAAAATGGATCCTATCAAACAAGATTAA
- a CDS encoding site-specific integrase: MGKANFKLKEPNSKKETLIYLNFYYNYKRFKYSTGEKILPKYWNDPAQRVKETKQFPEYPEFNTRLNKIENGIKTAFRKLLNDGTQPNNTNLKEELEAFLSDNILQAKRTTLLKFIEDYIEESKAHKKEGTVKVYTTTYNYLKKYSSYLNKEIDFHSINLEFYNQYIAYLSIENKLAANTVGKHIKTLKSFLNEATDRGYNTNLEFKKRKFKTLREESDSIYLSIKELDCFEKLDLSASPRLDKVRDLFLIGCYTGLRFSDFTQIKPENIISEKSIIQVRTQKTGERVSIPLHKTVKKILKKYDNELPKAYTNQVMNRYLKDVASLAGLKENVETTITRGGKVEKTPIKKFDLVSTHTARRSFATNLYLADVPTISIMKITGHRSERSFMQYIKITQEQNADKLVNHPFFN; the protein is encoded by the coding sequence ATGGGAAAAGCTAATTTCAAACTTAAAGAACCAAACTCCAAAAAGGAAACTTTAATTTACTTGAACTTTTATTATAATTATAAAAGATTCAAATACTCTACAGGCGAAAAGATTCTTCCTAAATATTGGAATGATCCAGCTCAAAGAGTCAAGGAAACAAAACAATTTCCTGAATATCCTGAATTCAATACTCGATTAAACAAAATTGAAAACGGAATTAAAACAGCTTTTAGAAAATTACTTAATGACGGTACTCAACCAAATAATACTAATTTAAAAGAAGAATTAGAAGCTTTCTTATCTGACAATATATTACAAGCTAAAAGAACAACACTTTTAAAATTTATTGAAGATTACATAGAAGAAAGTAAGGCGCATAAAAAAGAAGGAACGGTAAAAGTTTATACTACCACTTATAACTACCTAAAAAAATATTCTAGCTACTTAAATAAAGAGATTGACTTTCATTCCATAAATCTTGAATTTTATAATCAATACATCGCTTATCTATCTATTGAAAATAAGCTTGCAGCTAATACTGTTGGAAAACATATTAAAACGCTTAAATCATTCTTGAATGAGGCTACAGATAGAGGTTATAATACAAATCTTGAATTCAAGAAAAGAAAGTTTAAAACGCTAAGAGAAGAATCAGATTCAATATATCTTTCGATCAAAGAATTAGATTGTTTTGAGAAATTGGATTTATCGGCTAGTCCTAGACTTGATAAAGTAAGAGATTTGTTTTTAATTGGATGTTATACTGGTTTACGTTTTTCTGATTTCACTCAAATTAAACCTGAGAATATAATTTCTGAAAAATCTATCATTCAAGTGCGAACTCAAAAAACAGGAGAAAGAGTTTCTATTCCTTTACATAAAACAGTCAAAAAGATTTTAAAGAAATACGATAATGAACTTCCAAAAGCATATACTAATCAAGTTATGAATAGATATTTAAAAGATGTCGCCTCATTAGCTGGATTAAAAGAAAATGTTGAAACCACTATTACAAGAGGTGGAAAAGTAGAGAAAACTCCAATTAAAAAATTTGATCTTGTTTCCACTCATACTGCGAGAAGAAGTTTTGCAACAAATTTATATTTAGCTGATGTACCAACAATCTCAATAATGAAGATTACAGGACATAGGTCTGAAAGATCATTCATGCAATATATAAAGATCACTCAAGAACAAAACGCAGATAAACTAGTTAATCATCCATTCTTTAATTAA
- a CDS encoding transcription elongation factor, with the protein MKEQLFTACKDYLEERINRIQSSLEDLNEALQNETKSSAGDKYETSREMINTEVNKLSVQLQQFKKLQATLEMARIRKDSTTVQLGSAVKTSAANYFLAIPAGEINSGKEKFYAIGVNSPVAQALMGKAVSENFSFNGKENKILDIF; encoded by the coding sequence TTGAAAGAACAATTATTTACTGCTTGTAAGGATTATTTAGAGGAAAGAATTAATAGAATTCAGTCTTCTTTAGAAGATCTTAATGAGGCGCTTCAAAATGAAACCAAGAGCAGCGCTGGAGATAAATACGAAACTAGTAGAGAAATGATAAATACGGAAGTGAATAAACTTTCGGTGCAACTTCAGCAATTTAAGAAGCTTCAAGCTACGCTCGAAATGGCAAGAATTAGAAAAGATTCAACTACGGTTCAACTAGGTAGTGCGGTAAAAACTTCTGCAGCAAATTATTTCTTAGCAATTCCTGCTGGCGAAATAAATTCAGGGAAAGAAAAATTTTATGCTATTGGTGTAAATTCTCCTGTGGCGCAAGCTTTAATGGGAAAAGCTGTAAGTGAAAACTTTAGTTTCAACGGGAAAGAAAATAAAATCTTAGATATTTTCTGA
- the pdxA gene encoding 4-hydroxythreonine-4-phosphate dehydrogenase PdxA — protein sequence MKSVQKIKLGISIGDLNGIGGEIVLKTFDDSRMLDFCTPIIFASVKTLSFLKKHFNLSLNFQGIDEVSQAIDGKINVVNVWKENVAIDFGAEDPKIGKYAFLSLEAATKALKNDEIDVLVTAPINKNTIQSETFNFPGHTDYLAKELQGNSLMFMISDNLKVGLLTDHVPLKDIAEVITPELIEKKINIIQKTLQQDFRVSKPKIAVLGINPHSGDNGLIGKEDEEVLKPTLEKIREKGSLVYGPYAADSFFGSKNHMNFDAVIASYHDQGLIPFKTLSFGEGVNFTAGLNKVRTSPDHGTAFEIAGKDCANINSFKEAVFKAIEIFNTRSEYKKLTKNPLKKQSKKI from the coding sequence ATGAAGTCTGTTCAAAAGATCAAATTAGGAATTAGTATTGGAGATCTAAATGGTATTGGAGGCGAGATCGTCTTAAAGACTTTTGATGATTCTAGAATGCTGGATTTTTGCACTCCTATTATTTTTGCTTCTGTAAAAACGCTAAGTTTTTTAAAGAAACACTTTAATTTATCGCTTAATTTTCAAGGTATAGATGAGGTTTCTCAGGCTATAGATGGAAAGATAAATGTGGTAAACGTTTGGAAAGAAAACGTAGCTATAGATTTTGGAGCAGAAGATCCTAAGATTGGGAAGTATGCCTTCCTATCTTTAGAGGCTGCTACTAAAGCTTTAAAGAATGATGAAATTGATGTTTTAGTAACAGCCCCTATCAATAAGAATACAATACAGTCTGAAACCTTTAATTTTCCTGGGCATACAGATTATCTTGCCAAAGAATTGCAGGGGAATAGCTTAATGTTCATGATTTCAGATAATTTAAAGGTAGGTCTTTTAACAGATCATGTGCCTTTAAAAGATATTGCAGAGGTAATTACTCCAGAGCTTATAGAAAAGAAGATCAATATCATTCAAAAAACACTTCAGCAAGATTTTAGAGTTTCAAAGCCAAAAATAGCTGTGCTAGGAATAAATCCTCATAGTGGAGATAACGGGCTTATTGGAAAAGAAGACGAAGAGGTTTTAAAGCCAACGTTAGAGAAGATTAGAGAGAAGGGATCCTTAGTTTATGGTCCTTATGCAGCAGATAGTTTTTTCGGTTCTAAAAATCATATGAATTTTGATGCTGTTATAGCTTCCTATCATGATCAAGGCTTAATACCTTTTAAAACCTTATCTTTTGGGGAAGGTGTAAATTTTACCGCAGGTCTTAACAAAGTTAGAACCTCTCCAGATCATGGTACTGCCTTTGAAATTGCCGGGAAAGACTGTGCAAATATCAATTCTTTTAAAGAGGCAGTTTTTAAAGCTATTGAGATATTTAATACTCGTAGTGAGTATAAAAAACTAACAAAGAATCCCTTGAAAAAGCAAAGTAAAAAGATATAA
- a CDS encoding ABC transporter ATP-binding protein, which produces MLQLKNVSFSYDKTPILKNINLKIEKGQNVSIIGASGCGKSTLLQLIYGLHHTDGIITWNGKELLGPTFNLVPGEDFIKYLAQDFDLMPPLSVQENVGKYLSNMYPVKKKRRIKELLGVVEMQDMANVKASKLSGGQQQRVALARALANEPELILLDEPFSHIDHFRKNNLRRRLFAYLKEKNITCIIATHDSTDALSFADETIVLKNTKIHAKDAPFNLYQHPKDKYVASLFGDVNEIHLNQFSPDANSKKKILLYPDEIKISKSSKLKVKVLKSYFKGNAYLIKAALSGQTIFFENASALEINEIVGIKVSEAIITKRS; this is translated from the coding sequence ATGCTACAATTGAAAAATGTTTCTTTTTCTTATGATAAAACTCCAATTTTAAAGAATATCAACTTAAAAATAGAAAAAGGTCAAAATGTTTCAATTATAGGAGCCAGCGGATGTGGAAAAAGCACCTTACTTCAGCTCATTTATGGGTTGCATCATACAGACGGAATTATTACTTGGAATGGAAAAGAGCTTTTAGGTCCTACTTTTAATTTGGTTCCCGGAGAAGATTTTATAAAATACCTTGCGCAAGATTTTGATCTGATGCCTCCATTAAGTGTTCAGGAAAATGTGGGAAAATATCTTAGCAACATGTATCCTGTCAAAAAAAAGCGCAGGATCAAAGAATTGTTGGGTGTGGTAGAAATGCAAGACATGGCCAATGTAAAAGCCAGCAAATTAAGCGGTGGCCAGCAACAAAGGGTAGCACTTGCCAGAGCTTTAGCAAACGAACCGGAATTGATCTTGCTGGATGAGCCTTTTAGCCATATAGACCATTTTAGAAAGAATAATTTGAGGAGAAGACTCTTTGCTTATCTCAAAGAAAAGAATATTACTTGCATTATAGCCACTCACGATAGCACAGATGCGCTTTCTTTTGCAGATGAAACCATTGTGCTGAAGAATACCAAAATTCACGCTAAGGACGCTCCTTTTAATTTATATCAGCATCCAAAAGATAAATATGTGGCTTCGCTTTTTGGGGATGTGAACGAGATCCATTTAAATCAATTCTCTCCAGATGCTAATAGTAAAAAGAAGATCTTACTATATCCAGATGAGATCAAAATTTCTAAATCTTCCAAGCTGAAAGTAAAAGTGTTGAAAAGCTATTTTAAAGGAAATGCATATTTAATTAAAGCAGCTCTTTCCGGACAAACTATCTTTTTTGAAAATGCTTCGGCATTAGAAATAAATGAGATCGTAGGGATTAAAGTTTCTGAAGCTATTATTACAAAACGAAGTTAG
- the mtgA gene encoding monofunctional biosynthetic peptidoglycan transglycosylase, translated as MKRIFKFFLRLIGWLFLFSLFIVLLYKWVPVPFTSLMAIRYFENPSEEIKHDWVPIESISPHLQLAVISSEDQNFLNHSGFDMNAIEKAIERNKTGKRVRGASTISQQTAKNVFLWPNRNWFRKGMEVYFTFLIETLWSKERILEVYLNSIEMGKGVYGAEAASQLWFRKPAAKLSAYEAAAIAAILPNPRLYRANPASSYIQGRKSWIVRQMNNHGPFNLK; from the coding sequence ATGAAACGAATATTTAAATTTTTCTTGAGACTTATTGGATGGTTATTTCTATTCAGTTTATTTATAGTCTTACTATACAAATGGGTTCCGGTGCCATTTACTTCTTTAATGGCTATTAGATATTTTGAAAATCCTTCAGAAGAAATAAAGCATGATTGGGTGCCTATAGAATCTATTTCTCCTCATTTACAATTGGCGGTGATCTCCAGTGAAGATCAAAACTTTTTAAATCATAGTGGCTTTGATATGAATGCTATTGAAAAAGCTATTGAAAGAAATAAAACAGGAAAGAGAGTACGAGGTGCGAGTACCATTTCTCAACAAACTGCTAAGAATGTGTTTTTATGGCCAAACAGAAACTGGTTTAGAAAAGGAATGGAAGTTTATTTCACTTTTTTGATAGAAACTTTGTGGAGTAAAGAACGCATCTTAGAAGTCTATCTTAACAGTATAGAAATGGGAAAAGGAGTATACGGGGCAGAAGCAGCTTCTCAATTATGGTTTAGAAAACCTGCAGCTAAACTTTCGGCTTATGAAGCTGCTGCAATTGCTGCAATTTTACCAAATCCAAGACTGTACAGAGCAAATCCTGCAAGTAGCTATATACAAGGAAGGAAATCTTGGATAGTGCGCCAAATGAATAATCATGGTCCTTTTAATTTAAAATAG
- the accB gene encoding acetyl-CoA carboxylase biotin carboxyl carrier protein — translation MDLKEIQNLIKFVAKSGASEVKLEMDDVKITIKTGSEEKEHTYMQQMPMGGQMQQMPMQQSQAPAQQEQSQAAPTQESSAPQGDDNSNYVTVKSPIIGTFYRKPSPDKDVFVEVGDTIKEGDVLCVIEAMKLFNEIESEVSGKIVKVLVDDSSPVEFDQPLFLVDPS, via the coding sequence ATGGATTTAAAAGAAATTCAGAATTTAATCAAGTTTGTAGCTAAGTCAGGTGCTAGTGAGGTAAAACTTGAAATGGACGATGTAAAGATTACCATTAAAACAGGATCCGAAGAAAAAGAGCATACCTATATGCAACAAATGCCTATGGGTGGCCAAATGCAGCAAATGCCAATGCAACAATCGCAGGCACCAGCTCAACAAGAGCAATCTCAGGCAGCTCCGACTCAAGAATCTTCAGCCCCTCAGGGAGACGACAATTCTAACTATGTAACTGTAAAGTCTCCAATTATTGGAACCTTCTATAGAAAACCATCTCCAGATAAAGATGTTTTTGTAGAAGTGGGAGATACCATTAAAGAAGGAGATGTACTTTGTGTTATTGAAGCAATGAAATTGTTCAATGAGATAGAAAGTGAAGTTTCTGGAAAAATAGTTAAAGTATTGGTGGATGATTCTTCTCCAGTAGAATTTGATCAACCATTATTTTTAGTAGATCCATCTTAG